The following proteins are co-located in the Mycobacteriales bacterium genome:
- a CDS encoding WhiB family transcriptional regulator has product MADIRRLPGPNADLWQWQLKGACRGQDSNLFFHPEGERGPSRAAREEAAKQVCARCPVVDPCRAHALATREPYGVWGGMSESERDEVVAAKTGSHITH; this is encoded by the coding sequence ATGGCCGATATCCGAAGACTGCCGGGTCCGAACGCGGACCTGTGGCAGTGGCAGCTCAAGGGCGCCTGCCGGGGGCAGGACAGCAACTTGTTCTTCCATCCGGAGGGGGAGCGGGGTCCGTCCCGGGCCGCCCGCGAGGAGGCGGCCAAGCAGGTCTGCGCGCGCTGCCCGGTGGTCGACCCGTGCCGGGCGCACGCCCTGGCGACCCGCGAGCCCTACGGCGTCTGGGGTGGCATGTCGGAGTCCGAGCGCGACGAGGTCGTCGCCGCCAAGACGGGCAGCCACATCACCCACTGA